In Rhodococcus rhodochrous, a single genomic region encodes these proteins:
- a CDS encoding LuxR C-terminal-related transcriptional regulator: protein MDVAVPGVLRPDDLDTLRATLRDLKATTELPVLFGGAVQGSDVVLSGFVGTRGRVLRNLVIAAERGLGGRVVVEQRPGAVADYFTSPHITHHYDRQVAGEGIESLLAVPVVVRGRTRAAIYGGLRVNRPIGDVVAEKVVRSAAELAREIEIRDEVDRRVSLIGNTRAAHGTTVPAAVSEALTESLVALRAIAARTDDPSIREQVRTVEETLARARDGASQPRTHLTAREHDVLSHVALGCRNAEIADRLSLSVETVKTYLRNAMDKLDARSRHEAVVEARRQGLLP from the coding sequence ATGGATGTCGCTGTGCCGGGTGTGCTGCGTCCCGACGATCTCGACACCCTCCGCGCCACGCTGCGCGACCTCAAGGCGACGACGGAACTGCCGGTGCTCTTCGGTGGCGCGGTGCAGGGCTCGGACGTCGTCCTGTCCGGATTCGTCGGAACGCGCGGTCGTGTCCTGCGCAATCTGGTGATCGCCGCCGAACGCGGACTCGGCGGGCGGGTGGTCGTCGAACAACGTCCCGGCGCGGTCGCCGACTACTTCACCTCCCCGCACATCACCCACCACTACGACCGGCAGGTCGCCGGTGAGGGAATCGAGTCGTTGCTCGCCGTGCCGGTCGTGGTGCGCGGACGCACCCGGGCGGCGATCTACGGCGGGCTGAGGGTCAATCGGCCCATCGGCGACGTCGTGGCGGAGAAGGTCGTGCGGTCGGCCGCGGAGCTCGCGCGGGAGATCGAGATCCGCGACGAGGTGGACCGTCGCGTGTCGCTGATCGGGAACACGCGGGCCGCGCACGGCACCACCGTGCCTGCCGCCGTTTCCGAAGCGCTGACGGAAAGCCTCGTTGCGCTGCGGGCGATCGCGGCGCGGACCGATGATCCGTCGATCAGGGAACAGGTACGGACGGTCGAGGAGACCTTGGCCCGGGCGCGCGACGGCGCATCGCAACCGCGGACGCATCTGACCGCGCGCGAGCACGACGTGCTGAGCCATGTGGCGCTGGGTTGCCGCAACGCGGAGATCGCCGACCGGTTGTCGCTGAGCGTAGAGACGGTGAAGACCTATCTGCGCAACGCCATGGACAAGCTCGACGCGCGCAGCCGGCACGAAGCCGTGGTCGAAGCGCGCCGGCAGGGTCTGCTTCCCTGA
- a CDS encoding 3'-5' exonuclease, which yields MTHWPDRPICAFDLETTDRDPRNARIVTACVATFDGDRIDTRSWLLDPGIAIPEETTAIHGITTAHARAEGLDYLEGYKQIRQAVSDAWARGHIVVAFNASYDLTVLDAEGRRLGLTGLDIGTVVDPYVIDREMDRSRPGRRTLQAVCEAYGVSLPNPHEAEADALAAGHLTRALVARFPELAELDIMADQAAWHAERQRSFAEYLRGLGREVVDVDDSWPVRLPAPVGTDVLERPATETRFRRALRAIREFFRRLRRG from the coding sequence ATGACGCACTGGCCGGACAGACCGATCTGCGCGTTCGATCTCGAGACCACCGACCGGGATCCCCGCAACGCCCGCATCGTCACGGCCTGCGTCGCAACCTTCGACGGCGACCGCATCGACACACGCTCGTGGCTGCTCGACCCGGGTATCGCGATACCCGAGGAGACCACCGCGATCCACGGCATCACCACCGCCCACGCCCGCGCCGAAGGACTCGACTATCTCGAGGGATACAAGCAGATCCGGCAGGCCGTGAGCGACGCATGGGCGCGCGGCCACATCGTCGTCGCATTCAACGCCAGCTACGACCTGACGGTTCTCGACGCCGAAGGACGCCGGCTCGGTCTGACGGGGCTCGACATCGGCACGGTCGTCGACCCGTACGTCATCGACCGGGAGATGGACCGCAGCCGGCCCGGCAGGCGCACACTGCAGGCGGTGTGCGAGGCGTACGGGGTGTCGCTGCCGAACCCGCACGAGGCCGAGGCCGACGCGCTCGCGGCCGGCCACCTGACCCGCGCGCTCGTGGCGAGATTTCCCGAGCTCGCCGAACTCGACATCATGGCCGATCAGGCCGCCTGGCACGCCGAACGTCAACGCAGTTTCGCCGAGTACCTGCGCGGGCTCGGTCGCGAGGTCGTCGACGTCGACGACAGCTGGCCGGTCCGGCTTCCTGCCCCGGTGGGCACCGATGTCCTCGAGCGTCCCGCGACCGAGACGAGGTTCCGACGCGCGCTGCGCGCGATCCGCGAGTTCTTCCGGCGACTGCGCCGGGGTTGA
- a CDS encoding acyl--CoA ligase family protein, which yields MSPLRFLERSAAVFPDRTAIIHGDRTYTYAEFADETQRLARVLRSRIQPGDKIAYLTPNVPEMLIAHFAVPLAGGVLVALNSRLAGPELEYILDHSETKLLFVDSELLGSVANVRDNVPGVVEIIEVPDSTVPAPDVPAGVATARYDEFLAQADSLDSTPLPWSVDDELGVITLNYTSGTTGKPKGVMYTHRGAYLNSLGETFHNSFDGQSKYLWTLPMFHCNGWCTPWAVTAAAGTHICLRAVRADAIWDAIDNLGVTNLCGAPAVCSTIANAEQAHPLDRPLRITTAGAPPSPTVIAQLEQIGITVVHVYGLTEVYGPYTICEYQDSWDDKPADERAALLSRQGVGMLQAETARVVDEDMNDVPADGETMGEIVLRGNNVMLGYYKDPDATEEAFRGGWFHTGDLGVMYPDGYIQLKDRAKDIIISGGENISTVEVEQAIVSHPAVLDVAVVGVPDEKWGERPKAFVILKKGESVTAEEIIDYTRTLLAGYKVPRDIVFPLELPRTSTGKILKFELRSAEAAEG from the coding sequence ATGAGCCCGCTGCGCTTCCTCGAACGGTCCGCGGCGGTGTTCCCGGATCGCACCGCGATCATCCACGGCGACCGCACGTACACCTACGCCGAGTTCGCCGACGAGACGCAGCGGCTCGCGCGCGTGCTGCGCAGCCGTATTCAGCCGGGCGACAAGATCGCGTACCTGACCCCGAACGTGCCCGAGATGCTCATTGCGCATTTCGCGGTTCCGCTCGCGGGCGGTGTGCTCGTCGCGCTGAACTCGCGACTGGCCGGGCCGGAACTCGAGTACATCCTCGACCACTCCGAGACGAAGCTGCTGTTCGTCGACTCCGAACTGCTCGGATCGGTCGCGAACGTCCGCGACAACGTTCCCGGCGTCGTCGAGATCATCGAGGTCCCCGACTCCACCGTGCCGGCTCCCGACGTCCCCGCCGGGGTGGCCACCGCCCGGTACGACGAGTTCCTCGCGCAGGCCGACTCGCTCGATTCGACGCCGCTGCCGTGGAGCGTCGACGACGAACTCGGCGTCATCACCCTCAACTACACGTCCGGCACCACCGGCAAGCCCAAGGGCGTGATGTACACCCACCGGGGCGCGTACCTGAACTCGCTGGGCGAGACCTTCCACAACAGCTTCGACGGGCAGAGCAAGTATCTGTGGACGCTGCCGATGTTCCACTGCAACGGCTGGTGCACGCCGTGGGCGGTGACCGCTGCGGCGGGCACCCACATCTGCCTGCGGGCGGTGCGGGCCGACGCGATCTGGGATGCCATCGACAACCTCGGAGTCACCAACCTGTGCGGTGCGCCCGCGGTGTGCTCGACCATCGCGAACGCCGAGCAGGCCCATCCCCTCGACCGTCCACTGCGGATCACCACGGCCGGTGCGCCGCCGTCACCGACGGTGATCGCCCAGCTCGAGCAGATCGGCATCACGGTCGTCCACGTCTACGGCCTGACCGAGGTGTACGGCCCGTACACCATCTGCGAGTACCAGGACAGCTGGGACGACAAGCCGGCCGACGAACGCGCCGCGCTGCTCTCCCGCCAGGGCGTGGGCATGCTGCAGGCCGAGACCGCGCGGGTCGTCGACGAGGACATGAACGACGTGCCCGCCGACGGCGAGACCATGGGCGAGATCGTGCTGCGCGGCAACAACGTCATGCTCGGCTACTACAAGGACCCGGACGCGACCGAGGAGGCGTTCCGCGGCGGCTGGTTCCACACCGGCGACCTCGGCGTGATGTACCCGGACGGATACATCCAGCTCAAGGACCGCGCGAAGGACATCATCATCTCCGGCGGCGAGAACATCTCGACCGTGGAGGTCGAGCAGGCGATCGTCAGCCACCCGGCGGTGCTCGACGTCGCGGTCGTCGGCGTTCCGGACGAGAAGTGGGGTGAGCGTCCCAAGGCGTTCGTGATCCTGAAGAAGGGCGAATCGGTCACGGCCGAGGAGATCATCGACTACACGCGCACGCTGCTCGCCGGGTACAAGGTGCCGCGCGACATCGTCTTCCCGCTGGAGCTGCCCCGCACCTCGACCGGCAAGATCCTGAAGTTCGAGCTGCGATCGGCCGAAGCCGCCGAGGGGTGA